Proteins from one Bombus pascuorum chromosome 15, iyBomPasc1.1, whole genome shotgun sequence genomic window:
- the LOC132914895 gene encoding autophagy-related protein 9A isoform X1: MKRETVITCVEPNRRAKTMTTVLDGSYQRMEPYEGEEEGGEDDDEHEETPQESGVMIHVVPEGNKARWNHIEDLDSFFTRMYHYHQKHGFACMILQEALELGQFIFVVTFSTFLFHCVDYSVLFKNKPQTSHKTSISDVILPTSECVASMGLVTWICILVAAIFWILRLVKVLYHCTQFWDIKLFFNTALKIEDCDLDNLTWHEVQKRVREVQKEQEMCIHKRELTELDIYHRILRFKNYMVAMINKSLLPVRLKIPVIGEIIFMTRGLKYNMELLLFWGPWSPFENNWHLKEDYKKLNKRQELARALSKHILWVGIVNFLLCPLILLWQILYSFFNYGEIIKREPGTLGTRMWSLYGRLYLRHFNELDHELNARLNRAYRPASKYMSIFTSPIMTVIAKNVTFVAGSILAVLLILTVYDEDVLTVEHVLTTMTILGAMVAGARAFIPDENLVWCPETLLTAVLAHTHYRPDSWRGHAHTQTTRAEVAQLFQYRAVHLLEELISPLLTPFILCFRMRQRALDIVDFYRNFTIEVTGVGDVCSFAQMDVRKHGNPTWQTVTRSPVIDQTGRYDANQYAMDPEKLQIPVSDQYTQAEDGKTELSLIHFTLTNPEWKPPSHAENFVAALRERVKKEVQGGIHGEINPLLTSLNSLSSLEPGYNDMVSNIIRSTMVNQPSGLSTSNMFVNQPGTSTVSAAGDELLNVKSDILPHAVQRGLSKAEGPVHNEKGFLYGLQQGISNQSLGASVFVSSHELSTDLSVPVELIAADMSLSTLYLHELHYRQVRRRGYQEMAARSIWQRSPVQELATLPEVRQERAPLLLHQDSSIRNNREFKYNVNTHLDSI, from the exons ATGAAACGAGAAACTGTCATTACCTGTGTAGAGCCAAACCGACGAGCAAAGACG ATGACGACGGTATTGGATGGCAGCTACCAACGTATGGAGCCATACGAAGGGGAAGAAGAGGGTGGAGAAGACGATGATGAACACGAGGAAACACCTCAGGAATCTGGTGTTATGATACACGTAGTACCAGAAGGAAATAAAGCTAGATGGAATCATATTGAAGATCtagattctttttttacaaGAATGTATCACTACCATCAAAAACATGGATTCGCTTGTATGATACTCCAAGAAGCACTTGAACTAGGACAGTTCATTTTCGTAGTTactttttcaacttttctctttcattgCGTCGATTACTCCGTATTGTTCAA GAACAAGCCCCAAACATCGCACAAAACGTCGATAAGCGACGTGATTTTACCAACGAGCGAATGTGTAGCATCTATGGGTCTGGTTACTTGGATCTGTATTTTAGTAGCCGCGATTTTTTGGATTTTACGATTAGTAAAAGTTTTGTATCATTGCACGCAGTTTTGGGACATAAAGTTATTCTTTAATACCGCGTTGAAAATTGAAGACTGCGATTTGGACAATCTCACCTGGCACGAGGTACAAAAGCGAGTCAGAGAAGTGCAAAAAGAGCAGGAAATGTGTATCCACAAAAGAGAGCTTACGGAATTAGATATATACCATAGAAtattaagatttaaaaattatatggtGGCTATGATCAATAAATCCTTGTTACCTGTTCGACTTAAAATCCCTGTTATaggagaaattattttcatgacAAGAGGATTGAAATACAATATGGAGCTATTGTTGTTTT GGGGACCATGGTCTCCGTTTGAAAACAATTGGCATCTCAAAGAAGACTATAAAAAGTTAAACAAAAGACAAGAACTTGCAAGAGCACTATCTAAACATATTTTATGGGTTGGAATAGtgaattttctactttgccCGTTAATTTTACTCTGGCAGATACTCTATTCGTTTTTTAACTACGGCGAG ATCATCAAGCGAGAGCCAGGAACTTTAGGTACAAGAATGTGGTCTTTATACGGCCGGTTATATCTCCGTCATTTCAACGAACTTGATCACGAATTGAATGCCCGTCTAAATCGCGCATACCGTCCAGCTTCGAAATACATGAGCATATTTACATCCCCCATTATGACTGTTATCGCGAAAAACGTTACTTTCGTAGCTGGAAGTATATTAgcagttttattaatattaaccgTATACGATGAGGACGTACTTACGGTGGAACACGTGTTGACTACCATGACCATATTGGGTGCTATGGTCGCAGGAGCAAGAGCGTTTATACCGGATGAGAATTTAGTTTGGTGTCCAGAGACTCTCTTAACCGCTGTCTTAGCGCATACACATTACAGACCGGATAGTTGGCGAGGTCATGCTCATACTCAAACCACGAGAGCAGAAGTAGCACAACTATTTCAATATCGTGCAGTTCATCTCttagaagaattaatttcCCCTCTGCTTACACCATTTATTCTGTGCTTTCGGATGAGACAACGAGCTTTAGATATTGTGGACTTCTATCGTAATTTCACGATTGAAGTTACAGGCGTCGGGGACGTTTGCAGTTTTGCACAAATGGACGTGCGTAAACATGGCAATCCAACGTGGCAAACGGTGACTCGAAGTCCTGTCATAGATCAGACTGGTAGATACGATGCTAACCAGTACGCCATGGATCCGGAGAAGCTTCAAATTCCTGTATCAGATCAATATACGCAAGCAGAAGACGGGAAAACCGAATTGTCCCTTATTCATTTTACCTTAACGAACCCCGAGTGGAAACCACCGAGTCACGCTGAGAATTTCGTCGCAGCTCTACGAGAAAGAGTGAAGAAAGAAGTGCAAGGTGGTATACACGGTGAAATTAATCCCCTTTTGACAAGCTTGAACAGTTTATCTAGCTTGGAACCGGGT TACAATGATATGGTATCGAACATAATTCGGAGCACAATGGTAAATCAGCCAAGTGGGCTAAGCACGAGTAATATGTTCGTGAACCAACCTGGTACCTCGACGGTTTCTGCCGCTGGAGATGAATTGTTGAATGTGAAATCGGACATTTTACCGCATGCCGTTCAACGTGGTTTAAGCAAAGCCGAAGGGCCGGTACACAATGAAAAAGGATTTCTGTATGGTTTGCAACAAGGTATTTCGAATCAGTCCCTAGGGGCCTCTGTTTTTGTATCGAGCCACGAGTTATCTACCGACTTATCTGTACCGGTGGAGTTAATCGCTGCCGATATGTCTCTGTCTACATTGTACCTGCATGAACTTCACTACAGACAA GTTCGGAGGAGGGGCTATCAAGAAATGGCTGCTAGAAGCATATGGCAACGAAGCCCTGTTCAAGAGCTTGCTACGCTTCCTGAAGTTAGACAAGAGAGAGCACCCTTGCTCTTACATCAAGATTCTTCTATAAGAAACAAtagagaatttaaatataacgtGAACACTCATTTAGATAGCATCTGA
- the LOC132914895 gene encoding autophagy-related protein 9A isoform X2 yields MTTVLDGSYQRMEPYEGEEEGGEDDDEHEETPQESGVMIHVVPEGNKARWNHIEDLDSFFTRMYHYHQKHGFACMILQEALELGQFIFVVTFSTFLFHCVDYSVLFKNKPQTSHKTSISDVILPTSECVASMGLVTWICILVAAIFWILRLVKVLYHCTQFWDIKLFFNTALKIEDCDLDNLTWHEVQKRVREVQKEQEMCIHKRELTELDIYHRILRFKNYMVAMINKSLLPVRLKIPVIGEIIFMTRGLKYNMELLLFWGPWSPFENNWHLKEDYKKLNKRQELARALSKHILWVGIVNFLLCPLILLWQILYSFFNYGEIIKREPGTLGTRMWSLYGRLYLRHFNELDHELNARLNRAYRPASKYMSIFTSPIMTVIAKNVTFVAGSILAVLLILTVYDEDVLTVEHVLTTMTILGAMVAGARAFIPDENLVWCPETLLTAVLAHTHYRPDSWRGHAHTQTTRAEVAQLFQYRAVHLLEELISPLLTPFILCFRMRQRALDIVDFYRNFTIEVTGVGDVCSFAQMDVRKHGNPTWQTVTRSPVIDQTGRYDANQYAMDPEKLQIPVSDQYTQAEDGKTELSLIHFTLTNPEWKPPSHAENFVAALRERVKKEVQGGIHGEINPLLTSLNSLSSLEPGYNDMVSNIIRSTMVNQPSGLSTSNMFVNQPGTSTVSAAGDELLNVKSDILPHAVQRGLSKAEGPVHNEKGFLYGLQQGISNQSLGASVFVSSHELSTDLSVPVELIAADMSLSTLYLHELHYRQVRRRGYQEMAARSIWQRSPVQELATLPEVRQERAPLLLHQDSSIRNNREFKYNVNTHLDSI; encoded by the exons ATGACGACGGTATTGGATGGCAGCTACCAACGTATGGAGCCATACGAAGGGGAAGAAGAGGGTGGAGAAGACGATGATGAACACGAGGAAACACCTCAGGAATCTGGTGTTATGATACACGTAGTACCAGAAGGAAATAAAGCTAGATGGAATCATATTGAAGATCtagattctttttttacaaGAATGTATCACTACCATCAAAAACATGGATTCGCTTGTATGATACTCCAAGAAGCACTTGAACTAGGACAGTTCATTTTCGTAGTTactttttcaacttttctctttcattgCGTCGATTACTCCGTATTGTTCAA GAACAAGCCCCAAACATCGCACAAAACGTCGATAAGCGACGTGATTTTACCAACGAGCGAATGTGTAGCATCTATGGGTCTGGTTACTTGGATCTGTATTTTAGTAGCCGCGATTTTTTGGATTTTACGATTAGTAAAAGTTTTGTATCATTGCACGCAGTTTTGGGACATAAAGTTATTCTTTAATACCGCGTTGAAAATTGAAGACTGCGATTTGGACAATCTCACCTGGCACGAGGTACAAAAGCGAGTCAGAGAAGTGCAAAAAGAGCAGGAAATGTGTATCCACAAAAGAGAGCTTACGGAATTAGATATATACCATAGAAtattaagatttaaaaattatatggtGGCTATGATCAATAAATCCTTGTTACCTGTTCGACTTAAAATCCCTGTTATaggagaaattattttcatgacAAGAGGATTGAAATACAATATGGAGCTATTGTTGTTTT GGGGACCATGGTCTCCGTTTGAAAACAATTGGCATCTCAAAGAAGACTATAAAAAGTTAAACAAAAGACAAGAACTTGCAAGAGCACTATCTAAACATATTTTATGGGTTGGAATAGtgaattttctactttgccCGTTAATTTTACTCTGGCAGATACTCTATTCGTTTTTTAACTACGGCGAG ATCATCAAGCGAGAGCCAGGAACTTTAGGTACAAGAATGTGGTCTTTATACGGCCGGTTATATCTCCGTCATTTCAACGAACTTGATCACGAATTGAATGCCCGTCTAAATCGCGCATACCGTCCAGCTTCGAAATACATGAGCATATTTACATCCCCCATTATGACTGTTATCGCGAAAAACGTTACTTTCGTAGCTGGAAGTATATTAgcagttttattaatattaaccgTATACGATGAGGACGTACTTACGGTGGAACACGTGTTGACTACCATGACCATATTGGGTGCTATGGTCGCAGGAGCAAGAGCGTTTATACCGGATGAGAATTTAGTTTGGTGTCCAGAGACTCTCTTAACCGCTGTCTTAGCGCATACACATTACAGACCGGATAGTTGGCGAGGTCATGCTCATACTCAAACCACGAGAGCAGAAGTAGCACAACTATTTCAATATCGTGCAGTTCATCTCttagaagaattaatttcCCCTCTGCTTACACCATTTATTCTGTGCTTTCGGATGAGACAACGAGCTTTAGATATTGTGGACTTCTATCGTAATTTCACGATTGAAGTTACAGGCGTCGGGGACGTTTGCAGTTTTGCACAAATGGACGTGCGTAAACATGGCAATCCAACGTGGCAAACGGTGACTCGAAGTCCTGTCATAGATCAGACTGGTAGATACGATGCTAACCAGTACGCCATGGATCCGGAGAAGCTTCAAATTCCTGTATCAGATCAATATACGCAAGCAGAAGACGGGAAAACCGAATTGTCCCTTATTCATTTTACCTTAACGAACCCCGAGTGGAAACCACCGAGTCACGCTGAGAATTTCGTCGCAGCTCTACGAGAAAGAGTGAAGAAAGAAGTGCAAGGTGGTATACACGGTGAAATTAATCCCCTTTTGACAAGCTTGAACAGTTTATCTAGCTTGGAACCGGGT TACAATGATATGGTATCGAACATAATTCGGAGCACAATGGTAAATCAGCCAAGTGGGCTAAGCACGAGTAATATGTTCGTGAACCAACCTGGTACCTCGACGGTTTCTGCCGCTGGAGATGAATTGTTGAATGTGAAATCGGACATTTTACCGCATGCCGTTCAACGTGGTTTAAGCAAAGCCGAAGGGCCGGTACACAATGAAAAAGGATTTCTGTATGGTTTGCAACAAGGTATTTCGAATCAGTCCCTAGGGGCCTCTGTTTTTGTATCGAGCCACGAGTTATCTACCGACTTATCTGTACCGGTGGAGTTAATCGCTGCCGATATGTCTCTGTCTACATTGTACCTGCATGAACTTCACTACAGACAA GTTCGGAGGAGGGGCTATCAAGAAATGGCTGCTAGAAGCATATGGCAACGAAGCCCTGTTCAAGAGCTTGCTACGCTTCCTGAAGTTAGACAAGAGAGAGCACCCTTGCTCTTACATCAAGATTCTTCTATAAGAAACAAtagagaatttaaatataacgtGAACACTCATTTAGATAGCATCTGA
- the LOC132914803 gene encoding uncharacterized protein LOC132914803, which translates to MREIAYTLYIYSYPSISLILSQNAAKIRTFMFYKLTDYHELQDFTNGLGEAMKYNLRCNRNISEKMTKKDFVYDIRPPIQSSRKLEEGKYPIVLPLQLRKKHSTDSKMPQYSVISEKNDYNQNDDEMNLSEQRALKFECNFCHEQIATLLSLSTHIKFHRRRYCKYCYWILPENETMKEHIESTHRIDPGMNTCTLNFSI; encoded by the exons ATGCGAGAAATCGCTTATACACTGTATATATACTCGTATCCGAGCATCTCCTTAATACTGTCACAGAATGCAGCTAAAATACGAACGTTTATGTTTTACAAACTGACAGATTATCACGAG CTGCAAGATTTTACCAACGGATTAGGGGAAGCCATGAAGTACAATTTACGGTGTAACCGAAATATCAGCGAAAAGATGACGAAAAAAGACTTCGTATACGACATTCGTCCACCAATTCAAAGTTCCAGAAAG ttggaagaaggaaaatatccAATCGTATTACCACTACAACTGCGAAAAAAACATAGTACCGATTCGAAAATGCCCCAATACTCCGTTATTTCGGAAAAGAACGATTACAATCAAAATGACGACGAAATGAAT CTTTCAGAGCAACGAGCCTTGAAATTCGAGTGCAATTTCTGCCATGAACAAATTGCTACACTTTTATCTTTGTCCACTCacattaaatttcatcgacgCAGATATTGCAAGTATTGCTATTGGATACTACCAGAGAACGAAACGATGAAAGAGCATATCGAAAGTACTCATCGAATCGATCCAGGTATGAACACATGTAcattgaatttttctatatga
- the LOC132914614 gene encoding sodium-independent sulfate anion transporter-like isoform X3 gives MSRCSRDCCYKYTKRRLPILSWASNYKLTWLAQDALAGFTVGLTAIPQGIAYAIVADLSPEYGLYASFMASFLYIIFGSCTSITIGPTAIMATMVQPLVTKYSADMAVLLTFLKGCIIALLGFFHLGFLLDFISLPVITGFTAAASINIATSQFKPLLGIPGRSEDLVDSLISVFSNLRMIRYQDTLLGIGTIAALVLLKNLPGRRTGTWSQKIAWVTILARNALVVIVGTLMAYIFSIYDLNPFNLTGSMGHGLPPFGLPKFNIVNNNFFATVGAMGMSLVTVPIVSTIEHMAIAKAFAKGKSLDGTQEMFALGLCNIGGSLVRSMPVTGSFTRTAVNNSSGVKTTFGGLFTGTLVLLAAGLLTSTFRFIPKATLAGVIICSMYYMLDFKTYALLWRAKKIDFFLMLITLLFCVFLKLEWGIIIGIVLNLAILLYFSARPSVQTEIEQVEDRTVIRIVPDESITFPAAEHFRAYIMKLSDENSYDVVLDCRNLKRTDVTVAKNLKLLANDLRLQGKNIIYENCQDDVESILKTVIPDQ, from the exons A TGTCACGATGCAGCAGGGACTGTTGCTACAAGTACACGAAGAGGAGGCTGCCGATTCTGTCGTGGGCTAGCAATTACAAACTCACGTGGCTGGCTCAAGATGCACTGGCCGGCTTCACGGTTGGCCTCACGGCAATTCCTCAAGGCATCGCTTACGCTATCGTCGCTGATTTAAGTCCCGAG taTGGGTTGTACGCGTCTTTCATGGCATCCTTCCTGTACATTATTTTTGGTTcctgtacgagtattactaTCGGTCCAACTGCTATTATGGCAACGATGGTGCAACCTTTGGTAACAAAATACAGTGCTGATATGGCGGTTCTGCTTACGTTTTTGAAAGGTTGCATTATCGCGTTACTCGGCTTCTTTCATTTAG GTTTCTTGTTAGACTTCATTTCCTTACCCGTAATTACGGGCTTCACCGCGGCTGCATCGATTAACATAGCCACTTCGCAGTTCAAACCGTTGTTAGGAATACCCGGTAGGAGCGAAGACTTGGTAGATTCTTTGATCTCGGTGTTCTCGAATCTGAGGATGATCCGGTACCAAGACACGTTGCTAGGTATTGGAACCATAGCGGCGTTGGTTCTATTAAAG aatttaCCTGGACGTCGAACCGGTACTTGGTCACAGAAAATCGCTTGGGTTACCATTCTCGCGCGTAACGCATTGGTGGTCATCGTAGGAACTTTGATGGCGTATATCTTTTCCATCTACGATTTAAATCCTTTTAATCTAACCG GATCGATGGGTCATGGATTGCCACCGTTTGGTCTGCCGAAATTCAATATAGTAAACAACAATTTCTTTGCGACTGTTGGTGCTATGGGAATGTCGCTTGTCACCGTCCCGATTGTATCTACCATTGAACATATGGCGATAGCAAAAGCGTTTG CAAAGGGCAAATCTTTGGACGGCACGCAAGAAATGTTCGCGTTAGGATTGTGTAACATAGGTGGTTCGCTTGTTCGATCAATGCCAGTTACAGGTTCTTTTACACGAACTGCTGTCAATAACTCATCTGGAGTGAAAACTACTTTTGGAGGTTTATTCACAG GCACTCTCGTATTACTCGCTGCTGGCTTGCTTACATCCacttttcgttttattcctAAAGCGACTTTAGCTGGCGTTATAATATGCTCTATGTACTACATGCTCGATTTTAAAACGTATGCTCTATTATGGCGCGCAAAAA AAATCGACTTTTTCCTCATGTTGATTACCTTGCTATTCTGCGTTTTTCTTAAACTGGAATGGGGAATCATTATCGGTATAGTGTTAAATCTtgcaatattattgtatttctcGGCTCGACCTTCGGTTCAAACCGAAATCGAACAG GTAGAAGATAGGACAGTGATCCGCATTGTCCCTGATGAGAGTATCACGTTTCCAGCGGCGGAACATTTTCGAGCTTACATAATGAAGCTTTCAGACGAAAATTCATACGACGTTGTACTTGATTGTAGAAATTTGAAGAGGACTGATGTAACGGTTGCAAAG AACCTTAAGCTATTGGCAAACGACTTAAGACTGCAAGGAAAGAATATCATTTATGAAAACTGTCAAGATGATGTTGAAAGTATATTGAAGACTGTTATTCCAGATCAATGA
- the LOC132914614 gene encoding sodium-independent sulfate anion transporter-like isoform X1: MLEKPRGIVYEKMSRCSRDCCYKYTKRRLPILSWASNYKLTWLAQDALAGFTVGLTAIPQGIAYAIVADLSPEYGLYASFMASFLYIIFGSCTSITIGPTAIMATMVQPLVTKYSADMAVLLTFLKGCIIALLGFFHLGFLLDFISLPVITGFTAAASINIATSQFKPLLGIPGRSEDLVDSLISVFSNLRMIRYQDTLLGIGTIAALVLLKNLPGRRTGTWSQKIAWVTILARNALVVIVGTLMAYIFSIYDLNPFNLTGSMGHGLPPFGLPKFNIVNNNFFATVGAMGMSLVTVPIVSTIEHMAIAKAFAKGKSLDGTQEMFALGLCNIGGSLVRSMPVTGSFTRTAVNNSSGVKTTFGGLFTGTLVLLAAGLLTSTFRFIPKATLAGVIICSMYYMLDFKTYALLWRAKKIDFFLMLITLLFCVFLKLEWGIIIGIVLNLAILLYFSARPSVQTEIEQVEDRTVIRIVPDESITFPAAEHFRAYIMKLSDENSYDVVLDCRNLKRTDVTVAKNLKLLANDLRLQGKNIIYENCQDDVESILKTVIPDQ, translated from the exons ATGCTGGAGAAACCGAGGGGTATAGTTTACGAGAAAA TGTCACGATGCAGCAGGGACTGTTGCTACAAGTACACGAAGAGGAGGCTGCCGATTCTGTCGTGGGCTAGCAATTACAAACTCACGTGGCTGGCTCAAGATGCACTGGCCGGCTTCACGGTTGGCCTCACGGCAATTCCTCAAGGCATCGCTTACGCTATCGTCGCTGATTTAAGTCCCGAG taTGGGTTGTACGCGTCTTTCATGGCATCCTTCCTGTACATTATTTTTGGTTcctgtacgagtattactaTCGGTCCAACTGCTATTATGGCAACGATGGTGCAACCTTTGGTAACAAAATACAGTGCTGATATGGCGGTTCTGCTTACGTTTTTGAAAGGTTGCATTATCGCGTTACTCGGCTTCTTTCATTTAG GTTTCTTGTTAGACTTCATTTCCTTACCCGTAATTACGGGCTTCACCGCGGCTGCATCGATTAACATAGCCACTTCGCAGTTCAAACCGTTGTTAGGAATACCCGGTAGGAGCGAAGACTTGGTAGATTCTTTGATCTCGGTGTTCTCGAATCTGAGGATGATCCGGTACCAAGACACGTTGCTAGGTATTGGAACCATAGCGGCGTTGGTTCTATTAAAG aatttaCCTGGACGTCGAACCGGTACTTGGTCACAGAAAATCGCTTGGGTTACCATTCTCGCGCGTAACGCATTGGTGGTCATCGTAGGAACTTTGATGGCGTATATCTTTTCCATCTACGATTTAAATCCTTTTAATCTAACCG GATCGATGGGTCATGGATTGCCACCGTTTGGTCTGCCGAAATTCAATATAGTAAACAACAATTTCTTTGCGACTGTTGGTGCTATGGGAATGTCGCTTGTCACCGTCCCGATTGTATCTACCATTGAACATATGGCGATAGCAAAAGCGTTTG CAAAGGGCAAATCTTTGGACGGCACGCAAGAAATGTTCGCGTTAGGATTGTGTAACATAGGTGGTTCGCTTGTTCGATCAATGCCAGTTACAGGTTCTTTTACACGAACTGCTGTCAATAACTCATCTGGAGTGAAAACTACTTTTGGAGGTTTATTCACAG GCACTCTCGTATTACTCGCTGCTGGCTTGCTTACATCCacttttcgttttattcctAAAGCGACTTTAGCTGGCGTTATAATATGCTCTATGTACTACATGCTCGATTTTAAAACGTATGCTCTATTATGGCGCGCAAAAA AAATCGACTTTTTCCTCATGTTGATTACCTTGCTATTCTGCGTTTTTCTTAAACTGGAATGGGGAATCATTATCGGTATAGTGTTAAATCTtgcaatattattgtatttctcGGCTCGACCTTCGGTTCAAACCGAAATCGAACAG GTAGAAGATAGGACAGTGATCCGCATTGTCCCTGATGAGAGTATCACGTTTCCAGCGGCGGAACATTTTCGAGCTTACATAATGAAGCTTTCAGACGAAAATTCATACGACGTTGTACTTGATTGTAGAAATTTGAAGAGGACTGATGTAACGGTTGCAAAG AACCTTAAGCTATTGGCAAACGACTTAAGACTGCAAGGAAAGAATATCATTTATGAAAACTGTCAAGATGATGTTGAAAGTATATTGAAGACTGTTATTCCAGATCAATGA
- the LOC132914614 gene encoding sodium-independent sulfate anion transporter-like isoform X4: MASFLYIIFGSCTSITIGPTAIMATMVQPLVTKYSADMAVLLTFLKGCIIALLGFFHLGFLLDFISLPVITGFTAAASINIATSQFKPLLGIPGRSEDLVDSLISVFSNLRMIRYQDTLLGIGTIAALVLLKNLPGRRTGTWSQKIAWVTILARNALVVIVGTLMAYIFSIYDLNPFNLTGSMGHGLPPFGLPKFNIVNNNFFATVGAMGMSLVTVPIVSTIEHMAIAKAFAKGKSLDGTQEMFALGLCNIGGSLVRSMPVTGSFTRTAVNNSSGVKTTFGGLFTGTLVLLAAGLLTSTFRFIPKATLAGVIICSMYYMLDFKTYALLWRAKKIDFFLMLITLLFCVFLKLEWGIIIGIVLNLAILLYFSARPSVQTEIEQVEDRTVIRIVPDESITFPAAEHFRAYIMKLSDENSYDVVLDCRNLKRTDVTVAKNLKLLANDLRLQGKNIIYENCQDDVESILKTVIPDQ, from the exons ATGGCATCCTTCCTGTACATTATTTTTGGTTcctgtacgagtattactaTCGGTCCAACTGCTATTATGGCAACGATGGTGCAACCTTTGGTAACAAAATACAGTGCTGATATGGCGGTTCTGCTTACGTTTTTGAAAGGTTGCATTATCGCGTTACTCGGCTTCTTTCATTTAG GTTTCTTGTTAGACTTCATTTCCTTACCCGTAATTACGGGCTTCACCGCGGCTGCATCGATTAACATAGCCACTTCGCAGTTCAAACCGTTGTTAGGAATACCCGGTAGGAGCGAAGACTTGGTAGATTCTTTGATCTCGGTGTTCTCGAATCTGAGGATGATCCGGTACCAAGACACGTTGCTAGGTATTGGAACCATAGCGGCGTTGGTTCTATTAAAG aatttaCCTGGACGTCGAACCGGTACTTGGTCACAGAAAATCGCTTGGGTTACCATTCTCGCGCGTAACGCATTGGTGGTCATCGTAGGAACTTTGATGGCGTATATCTTTTCCATCTACGATTTAAATCCTTTTAATCTAACCG GATCGATGGGTCATGGATTGCCACCGTTTGGTCTGCCGAAATTCAATATAGTAAACAACAATTTCTTTGCGACTGTTGGTGCTATGGGAATGTCGCTTGTCACCGTCCCGATTGTATCTACCATTGAACATATGGCGATAGCAAAAGCGTTTG CAAAGGGCAAATCTTTGGACGGCACGCAAGAAATGTTCGCGTTAGGATTGTGTAACATAGGTGGTTCGCTTGTTCGATCAATGCCAGTTACAGGTTCTTTTACACGAACTGCTGTCAATAACTCATCTGGAGTGAAAACTACTTTTGGAGGTTTATTCACAG GCACTCTCGTATTACTCGCTGCTGGCTTGCTTACATCCacttttcgttttattcctAAAGCGACTTTAGCTGGCGTTATAATATGCTCTATGTACTACATGCTCGATTTTAAAACGTATGCTCTATTATGGCGCGCAAAAA AAATCGACTTTTTCCTCATGTTGATTACCTTGCTATTCTGCGTTTTTCTTAAACTGGAATGGGGAATCATTATCGGTATAGTGTTAAATCTtgcaatattattgtatttctcGGCTCGACCTTCGGTTCAAACCGAAATCGAACAG GTAGAAGATAGGACAGTGATCCGCATTGTCCCTGATGAGAGTATCACGTTTCCAGCGGCGGAACATTTTCGAGCTTACATAATGAAGCTTTCAGACGAAAATTCATACGACGTTGTACTTGATTGTAGAAATTTGAAGAGGACTGATGTAACGGTTGCAAAG AACCTTAAGCTATTGGCAAACGACTTAAGACTGCAAGGAAAGAATATCATTTATGAAAACTGTCAAGATGATGTTGAAAGTATATTGAAGACTGTTATTCCAGATCAATGA